The proteins below are encoded in one region of Corynebacterium sphenisci DSM 44792:
- a CDS encoding heme oxygenase (biliverdin-producing): protein MTAPEKTTVSALLRKATIEVHEEAENSGFMNRMLNGLLTREAYVDYQGQMLCIYRALEGAGEALAGTPVVEALADERLLRTAALSADLDFLHGAEGAAERVRPTEATAAYVAELHRVAEEGDQVAFAAHHYVRYLGDLAGGQIIATLVSRIYGFGEDGVQGLRFPGIDKLKAYRDTYRGRLDSLAVLDEHREELVAHARTAFTCNTAVFADLDRRHPAE from the coding sequence ATGACCGCACCCGAGAAGACCACCGTTTCCGCCCTGCTGCGCAAGGCGACCATCGAAGTGCACGAGGAGGCCGAGAACTCCGGGTTCATGAACCGGATGCTCAACGGGCTGCTCACCCGCGAGGCCTACGTCGACTACCAGGGCCAGATGCTGTGCATCTACCGGGCCCTGGAGGGCGCCGGGGAGGCCCTCGCCGGCACCCCGGTGGTCGAGGCGCTGGCCGATGAGCGGCTGCTGCGCACCGCGGCGCTGAGCGCCGACCTGGACTTCCTGCACGGCGCCGAGGGCGCCGCGGAGCGGGTCCGGCCCACCGAGGCCACCGCCGCCTACGTCGCCGAACTGCACCGGGTGGCCGAGGAGGGCGACCAGGTCGCCTTCGCCGCGCACCACTACGTGCGCTACCTCGGCGATCTCGCCGGCGGCCAGATCATCGCCACCCTGGTGTCCCGGATCTACGGCTTCGGCGAGGACGGGGTGCAGGGGCTGCGCTTCCCGGGCATCGACAAGCTCAAGGCCTACCGGGACACCTACCGCGGCCGGCTGGATTCGCTGGCGGTGCTCGACGAGCACCGCGAGGAGCTGGTCGCGCACGCCCGCACCGCCTTCACCTGCAACACCGCGGTGTTCGCGGACCTGGATCGGCGCCACCCCGCCGAATAG
- a CDS encoding putative quinol monooxygenase, giving the protein MIFIVVKFPVLPGRADEFVEAVADFTAATRAEEGNLWFEWSRSLADPDEFVLVEAFADDAAEAHVGSAHFAAGLAAMRPLLRETPRIISQSLPGKDGWDRMGELEIG; this is encoded by the coding sequence ATGATTTTCATCGTGGTCAAGTTCCCGGTCCTGCCCGGCCGCGCCGACGAGTTCGTCGAGGCGGTCGCCGACTTCACCGCCGCCACCCGCGCCGAGGAGGGCAACCTCTGGTTCGAGTGGTCGCGCAGCCTGGCCGACCCCGACGAGTTCGTGCTCGTGGAGGCCTTCGCCGACGACGCCGCCGAGGCGCACGTGGGCAGCGCGCACTTCGCCGCCGGACTCGCCGCGATGCGCCCGCTGCTGCGGGAGACCCCGCGGATCATCTCCCAGTCCCTGCCCGGCAAGGACGGCTGGGACCGCATGGGCGAACTGGAGATCGGCTGA